The DNA segment TTTGCCTAGCGCCACGAAGATCCGCTACAAGACCAAAGCGGCCGCGTAACTGGCGAACTTTAACATGCCAACGTTCAGCGTGATGCCAATGACACTGCATGTCGCAAAATTGGTAGCACGCATTGGTTCATACCGGTGGTGACAGCGCCGGTGGATCCCGGCAACGCGAAAACGACTGTGGATTTCACGCGTCCCGCGGTGGCTCGACTGAGCATCGCTTTGGGGCCGATCTCAGCAATCGAGATGGCTCGAAAGTGTTCGCCAAAACCTGGCAGCATCACGTCCAACATCGATTCAATCACGTCCACCGCCATATCTCGCGGCGCGATGCCGGTGCCGCCTGTTGTGATGATTGCGTCGACCGAATCATCTTCCGCGAGTTCTCCCAAACATTTCGCGAGCGGTTCCGAATCGTCTTTCAGAATCAACCGTTTTGTGATCGAGTGCCCCGCTTCACCCAGCAAACTCGCAATCCGGTCGCCACTTCGGTCTTCGGCTTTGCCACGCGTGTCGCTGAGCGTGATCACGGCGACGCGAACTGGCTGCGACGGATCGACATCGGGGCAACCGCACTGGGCATCAGGATTGGACTGATTCATGATGATTGTTCTTCTTGTTGTTCCAACAATCCGGCACGTTGCTGAGCGTCTTCGAGGAAGTAGTTCACGTCACTGAGATCGTCGGCATGCAGCACTTCGTAAGCATGAGCGGCACTGCGGGCACGATACAACTGCTCTCGAATATTGATGTCTCGTGTGATCGCGGTCGCGAAGGCGGAAAGAATTTCCAAGTGACGTTTGCGGCTTGATTCCGGGGTGGCCAACAACAACACGGCATGCACCAAACGCCCATCGGGCGTGTTGAGCTTGATGCCTTTCTTGCTGATTCCCAGAACACCTTTGACTTCATTCGCGTCGGGTTCGTCGATGATTGCGTGGGGAATCATCAATCCGGTCCCCAAGCACGTTGTTTGCGATGCTTCACGGGCTCGGACGGATTCCAAAAACTTGTCCTGCGGCGTGGTCATGGGCGTCGTGGCGTACAGCAGATTGGTGAGCTTTTGGAAGATCTCTTCTTTATCACCATCCAAATCGACCATGATCCGGTTCTCCTGCAAGAAGTCCAGCAACCTTGGTCGATCCTTGCGAGCTTCTCCGGTTTGAGTCAACGCAAACCGCGTCGCACTTGGCCCGAGCAATTGATTGATCGCGAGAGCCGACAAACCAACGGTCGTCACCATCGATTTGATCTCATCGGAAAACCCCGCCTGCTCGCTACCAACCAAAATGATCAAACCAACCGCGACGCCTCCGTGTGGCAACAACGACATGCCGAGGTACTTGCGAACATTGTCGGTCGCTCCCGACAAACTCATGGCGGTGTAAGCACTGATCGTTTTGGCGAACAAGCGAGCTAAGAAGTACAACGCAACCAAACCGATGACCGGCGGGATCTGAGTGAAATCCAGCTTCATTCCGGCAAACGTGTAGAAGAGCGCGAACAACGCTCCGCCAATCGAGTTCAAATAGGCTTCCCCGGACCGAACCAAATCATGCCGGAAGTTCGTCAACGTGATTCCGGCAAACGTGCACGCCAAAATCCCGCCCGATGTGCCAAAACTCGCGGCCGCACCCCAGGCCCCCAACACAACCGCGACCATCAATGGCCCCAAGAAGGCTGGACTGACCACGGTTCGCACCATCACGATTGCTAGCAACGCACAAGCCGCACCGATCGCCAACGTGACGGCGAATTGCACGCCGACGCTTTCCAGAGCGTGAAGCCAACCTGACTCGTCGGCCAAAAACGTCGAGATAAAAACGAAGACGGCAACCGCGACCATGTCGATCAGACCGATGGCCGCCAACAGCGTGCGAGTCAAAATCCCACGCGCCCGAGCTTCTTGAATCACCAAGACCGTTGTGCCGGGAGCCCCCGCGATCGCAATCGCAGCGAACAACGCGGCCGGCGGCAATGACATCGACGGATCCAGCCACATGCCGCCAAAGTACATCAACGAACCAACCAGAGTTGGTGTGATCAAGGCTTCACCGAGCAACAACAATCCAATGCGTTTGCCTGTGTTTCGCAGACTGCCGAAATACAGCGAGGCACCGACCGTGAACGCAATGAATCCCAACACAAAATTCATGTAGGGACCAAATCGGTCCAACGCTTGGGGATCCAGAACGGTGTCCATTCCGGGCAATCGCAATTGCCGAAGGACAATGCCCGTAGCAATCCAACCGGTGACTTTGGGCAGCCGGATCAGAGCAAATATCTCACCGCCGAGCACACCGGCGGTCAGCACCACCGCCATGTTGAAAAGCGGGTCGTCGAAGTGAAGGTTCGGAAAAAAATCCATGTCCTGGCCATCGTTCGCCGAACGGAAATCGTCAAAGCAGCCAGGATATTAGGCAAAAAGCCCCCTCTTGGGAACGCGGCGCAACCT comes from the Rhodopirellula bahusiensis genome and includes:
- a CDS encoding MogA/MoaB family molybdenum cofactor biosynthesis protein, whose translation is MNQSNPDAQCGCPDVDPSQPVRVAVITLSDTRGKAEDRSGDRIASLLGEAGHSITKRLILKDDSEPLAKCLGELAEDDSVDAIITTGGTGIAPRDMAVDVIESMLDVMLPGFGEHFRAISIAEIGPKAMLSRATAGRVKSTVVFALPGSTGAVTTGMNQCVLPILRHAVSLASR
- a CDS encoding cation:proton antiporter domain-containing protein is translated as MDFFPNLHFDDPLFNMAVVLTAGVLGGEIFALIRLPKVTGWIATGIVLRQLRLPGMDTVLDPQALDRFGPYMNFVLGFIAFTVGASLYFGSLRNTGKRIGLLLLGEALITPTLVGSLMYFGGMWLDPSMSLPPAALFAAIAIAGAPGTTVLVIQEARARGILTRTLLAAIGLIDMVAVAVFVFISTFLADESGWLHALESVGVQFAVTLAIGAACALLAIVMVRTVVSPAFLGPLMVAVVLGAWGAAASFGTSGGILACTFAGITLTNFRHDLVRSGEAYLNSIGGALFALFYTFAGMKLDFTQIPPVIGLVALYFLARLFAKTISAYTAMSLSGATDNVRKYLGMSLLPHGGVAVGLIILVGSEQAGFSDEIKSMVTTVGLSALAINQLLGPSATRFALTQTGEARKDRPRLLDFLQENRIMVDLDGDKEEIFQKLTNLLYATTPMTTPQDKFLESVRAREASQTTCLGTGLMIPHAIIDEPDANEVKGVLGISKKGIKLNTPDGRLVHAVLLLATPESSRKRHLEILSAFATAITRDINIREQLYRARSAAHAYEVLHADDLSDVNYFLEDAQQRAGLLEQQEEQSS